The Bradyrhizobium sp. WBAH42 genome includes a window with the following:
- a CDS encoding ParA family protein: protein MNVIVFASRKGGSGKSTLAAHLAAQIKASKQVMLVDADPQGSLTLWHKLRGTNEPPIKAAVNSVSGIVSAAKRDGYEWVLIDTPPNLSAVVDDAIKNATMVVIPARPGVFDVNAVQETIQMCRAARKPYAVVLNGAPAKRDEAESPIVTIAREALAKFRAPVWGGQITNRSDLLMALSHGEGAREYQAESRAAQEIARLWAAIERSVKAIRGTASASGAMHKQAA from the coding sequence ATGAACGTCATTGTTTTTGCATCGCGTAAAGGCGGCTCGGGCAAGAGTACCCTAGCTGCACATCTTGCTGCGCAGATCAAGGCAAGCAAGCAGGTCATGCTCGTGGACGCCGATCCGCAGGGCTCGCTCACGCTGTGGCACAAGCTGCGCGGCACCAACGAGCCGCCGATCAAGGCGGCCGTCAACTCCGTCAGCGGCATCGTCTCCGCTGCCAAGCGCGACGGTTATGAATGGGTGTTGATCGACACGCCGCCGAACCTGTCGGCCGTCGTCGACGACGCGATCAAGAACGCCACCATGGTGGTCATCCCGGCGCGTCCCGGCGTGTTCGACGTCAACGCCGTGCAGGAAACCATCCAGATGTGCCGCGCGGCGCGCAAGCCCTACGCGGTCGTCCTCAACGGTGCTCCGGCCAAGCGCGACGAAGCCGAAAGCCCGATCGTCACCATCGCCCGCGAAGCGCTGGCGAAATTCCGCGCTCCGGTGTGGGGCGGCCAGATCACCAATCGTTCGGATTTGCTGATGGCGCTGAGCCACGGCGAAGGCGCGCGCGAGTATCAGGCCGAGAGCCGTGCGGCTCAGGAAATCGCAAGGCTCTGGGCGGCGATCGAGCGTTCGGTGAAGGCTATTCGCGGCACGGCGTCGGCATCCGGCGCGATGCACAAGCAGGCTGCTTGA